The DNA sequence TCCTTTTTTATATATGTTTCTGTCTTCCATGGGATCCTTTGAAATTAGTTTAATAAGTGATTGAGAAAACGTTGCTTGAGTAATAGTCTCTTTTTCTTTGTCCTCAGCACTTCCTAATATTTTAATTTTATCTTTAAAAGGACTACCTTGTTTTTGATTTAACGCGCGAACAATATTATGACAAGTCTTTTGAGGACTACGTGATGTTGCAAATGAAAATAAATCTGCAACTAAAGATTTATTAACCTTTGTTTGTGTCTTATTAATTGTAGCAAAAACTATTGCTTGATCTTCCAACTCCATATCAACAAATATTGTAACATTCATATCGAATTCACTTATTTTTCCTTTAAAGTTTTCTAAACCGGCAATTCGATGTTGACCATCAAGTACTTTTGCTACATTATCTCTAAACGGAACATACATTATCTGTTCTTTTCTATTATATTCAACATCTGTATTATTAAGATGTAAAATTACAGATGACGGGAAAGTTGCGTCAACAAGATTTACATACTTACTAATTTCAAGCACTCTTTTCTGAGATAGTTCTCGTTGAATTCCAGAATATATCTCAACTTCTCTTTTCTCATCACCTGAATCCAATCTCCTAATATCAGCATATGATATTTTAACTAAATCCTGGTGCTTCATAACGCCAATATAAAATTGACCAATCGGCTGATTTACTTCAATGCATTTAATTTCAATTTTTTGGTTTTCAGCATTAATCATTGCCTAATCCTTCTAATATATTTTCAACCTCTTCATTGCTTTTTGATTTAACATCTATATTTGGATAAATTTTAAGAAAGTCAATATATATACTTCTGTAAGATGTATAACTTGATAATATAAACAATAAAATTGATGCTATTCTTACAAACCATAAATTAATATTTACATCAATATTCTTATGTGAAATCTCGATTGAATATAAAATTGCATATATAACAGAACTTATAATAATAAAAAATATGCTTAAATGACTTAATAAACGATCAAATTTGAATACTGATTTCTTAAGCGCTTTTTGATTTTCTTCATCGCGAAATAAATAAAATGCACCTGTTGCAAGACCTGCAGAAAATAATAATATTTGGCCGTCATCAATAAAAGATATTATATGTTCATATTTTTGAATAATAAAAATCCCTATTAATGAAATTAAAAATGGTAACGTAATTCCAGATAATGAATATAAGAATCCCGTCCAAGTTTTTTCTGAATGTAATTTTCTTTCTAGTATTTCCATATCTAATAATTTTTAATTATCAATTCTTTTACTTTTATTTTATCCTTTTTACATGAAATATATCTATAGGCATTAGTTGAATAAATATCCCAATTCGAATATAGTTCTTTAATAGAATCAACATCTGCATTAGAAATAATAACTTTACAGCCTTTTTTAGATAATTTTTCAGCAAATAAAGCCACTTTTCCATGTTCCTCTTCATCAAATTTTTCAAGTGTATAATGATTAAAAGATGCTGTAGAAGAAATTCGTGGATAAGGTGGATCAAGATATACTAGATCATTTTCTTCTACTAAAGATATAATTTCTTGATAATGCGATGTAAATATTTCTGCATTATTTAATTTTTCACTTAAAATTTTAAATTGTTCCAAGGGAAGAAAAGATGGTTTGCTCTTACCAAATGGTACGTTATAATTTCCACTCTTATTCACTCGGTAAATACCATTAAATGACGTTTTATTCAAAAAAATAAATTTAATCGCTTGATC is a window from the Ignavibacteriota bacterium genome containing:
- a CDS encoding Dam family site-specific DNA-(adenine-N6)-methyltransferase; amino-acid sequence: MNLHLNESIKPFIRWAGGKQNLINEIFKFVNGFKINRYFEPFLGGGSFFLKGSFSKAYLSDMNSNLINTYNQIKYNYKDVYNGLKKFRIPVSEKTYYRIRENFNRSINEPTLDQAIKFIFLNKTSFNGIYRVNKSGNYNVPFGKSKPSFLPLEQFKILSEKLNNAEIFTSHYQEIISLVEENDLVYLDPPYPRISSTASFNHYTLEKFDEEEHGKVALFAEKLSKKGCKVIISNADVDSIKELYSNWDIYSTNAYRYISCKKDKIKVKELIIKNY
- a CDS encoding DGQHR domain-containing protein yields the protein MINAENQKIEIKCIEVNQPIGQFYIGVMKHQDLVKISYADIRRLDSGDEKREVEIYSGIQRELSQKRVLEISKYVNLVDATFPSSVILHLNNTDVEYNRKEQIMYVPFRDNVAKVLDGQHRIAGLENFKGKISEFDMNVTIFVDMELEDQAIVFATINKTQTKVNKSLVADLFSFATSRSPQKTCHNIVRALNQKQGSPFKDKIKILGSAEDKEKETITQATFSQSLIKLISKDPMEDRNIYKKGMKPKKISSTELMFRPLRNLFIDEKDLEIAKIIWEYFNAVREKWPNAWELVEKEMILNKSTGFIALMRFFKDAYVKSNKIGEVLSKEYYLVLLSKSTLKSEDFNRTNFLPGSSGQSKLYSTLIEETKLNS